A stretch of the Aegilops tauschii subsp. strangulata cultivar AL8/78 chromosome 4, Aet v6.0, whole genome shotgun sequence genome encodes the following:
- the LOC109785597 gene encoding receptor protein kinase-like protein ZAR1, translating into MRSMLHSSLGILLPALLLVLATSPPAAPLSPDGVALLAFKSAVTDDPTSALSAWSANDTDPCRWPGVACVNTSSSEARVAGVAVAGKNLSGHLPPELGSLSLLRRLNLHGNRLSGAVPPALSNATSLRSVFLYDNNLTGAFPASLCDLPRLQNLDLSKNALAGPLPPALGRCRQLQRLLLANNGFSGRIPAAALPHMESLQLLDLSSNSLTGAIPPELGKLQALAGTLNVSRNRLSGAVPPELGRLPATVTLDLRFNNLSGEIPQSGSLASQGPTAFLNNPGLCGFPLQVPCRAAPPSASSSTPPPTTTGSGGSAGGPSQPMKTSLIVLISVADAAGVALIGVIVVYIYWKLRDRRGDSDGDDEEEEGRGLFACPCMRANTCGDSSEGSDAGGDEKKRGGGGGGGGGEDGELVAIDKGFRMELDELLRSSAYVLGKGGKGIVYKVVVGNGTTPVAVRRLGGGTAAPERYKEFAAEAGAVGRVRHANVVRLRAYYWSPDEKLVVTDFINNGNLASALRGRSGQPSLSWSLRLRIAKGAARGLAHLHECSPRRYVHGEVKPSNILLDADYNALVSDFGLARLLTIAGCADSAGAGAGGIMGCALPYVKPPVPDRPNAYRAPEARVPGSPPSQKSDVYSFGVLLLELLTGRSPEQASPSGSSASFSGPGAGAAEGQQAPEIVRWVRQGFEDARPLSELADEAMLRDAGARKEVVAAFHVALGCVEADLERRPRMKAVADSLDKIGS; encoded by the exons ATGAGGAGCATGCTGCACTCCTCATTGGGAATCCTCCTGCCGGCGCTGCTCCTGGTGCTGGCCACGTCGCCGCCGGCGGCGCCGCTGTCGCCGGACGGGGTCGCGCTGCTGGCCTTCAAGTCCGCGGTGACCGACGACCCGACGTCGGCGCTGTCCGCGTGGTCGGCCAACGACACGGACCCGTGCCGCTGGCCGGGGGTGGCCTGCGtcaacacctcctcctccgagGCGCGCGTGGCCGGCGTGGCCGTCGCGGGGAAGAACCTCTCCGGCCACCTCCCGCCCGAGCTCGGCTCGCTCTCCTTGCTCCGCCGGCTCAACCTCCACGGCAAccggctctccggcgccgtcccgCCGGCGCTCTCCAACGCCACGTCCCTGCGCTCCGTCTTCCTCTACGACAACAACCTCACCGGCGCCTTCCCGGCCTCGCTCTGCGACCTCCCGCGCCTGCAGAACCTCGACCTCTCCAAGAACGCGCTCGCCGGCCCGCTCCCGCCGGCGCTCGGGCGCTGCAGGCAGCTGCAGCGGCTGCTCCTTGCAAACAATGGGTTCTCCGGTCGCATACCGGCCGCCGCCTTGCCGCACATGGAGAGCCTGCAGCTGCTCGACCTGTCGTCCAACTCCCTCACGGGCGCCATCCCGCCTGAGCTCGGCAAGCTCCAGGCGCTGGCCGGCACGCTGAACGTCTCCCGCAACCGCCTCTCCGGCGCGGTGCCGCCGGAGCTAGGACGTCTCCCGGCGACCGTCACCCTCGACCTCCGCTTCAACAACCTCTCCGGCGAGATCCCGCAGTCCGGGTCCCTCGCCAGCCAGGGCCCCACGGCCTTCCTCAACAACCCCGGGCTCTGCGGCTTCCCGCTCCAGGTCCCCTGCCGCGCGGCCCCGCCGTCGGCATCGTCCTCCACGCCGCCTCCGACCACCACTGGCTCCGGCGGCAGCGCCGGCGGCCCTAGCCAGCCGATGAAGACCAGCCTCATCGTGCTCATCTCAGTCGCCGACGCGGCCGGCGTGGCCCTCATCGGAGTCATCGTGGTGTACATATACTGGAAGCTGCGCGACCGGCGCGGGGACAGCGACggcgacgatgaggaggaggaggggcgagGGCTCTTCGCCTGCCCGTGCATGCGCGCAAACACCTGCGGCGACTCGTCGGAAGGGTCGGACGCCGGGGGCGACGAGAAGAaacgcggcggcgggggcggaggcggaggcggcgagGACGGGGAGCTGGTGGCGATCGACAAGGGGTTCCGGATGGAGCTGGACGAGCTGCTGCGGTCGTCGGCGTACGTGCTGGGGAAGGGCGGGAAGGGGATCGTGTACAAGGTGGTGGTGGGCAACGGGACGACGCCGGTGGCCGTGCGGCGGCTGGGCGGCGGCACCGCGGCGCCGGAGCGGTACAAGGAGTTCGCGGCGGAGGCCGGCGCCGTCGGGCGCGTGCGGCACGCCAACGTGGTGCGGCTGCGCGCCTACTACTGGTCGCCCGACGAGAAGCTCGTCGTCACCGACTTCATCAACAACGGCAACCTCGCCTCCGCCCTGCGCG GGCGCTCCGGGCAGCCGAGCCTGTCGTGGTCGCTGCGGCTCCGCATCGCCAAGGGCGCGGCGCGCGGGCTGGCGCACCTCCACGAGTGCAGCCCCCGGCGGTACGTCCACGGCGAGGTCAAGCCTTCCAACATCCTCCTCGACGCCGACTACAACGCCCTCGTCTCCGACTTCGGCCTCGCCCGCCTCCTCACCATCGCCGGATGCGCCGACTCTgcgggcgccggcgccggcggcatAATGGGCTGCGCTCTCCCGTACGTCAAGCCCCCCGTGCCGGACCGGCCCAACGCGTACCGCGCCCCGGAGGCTCGCGTGCCCGGCTCCCCCCCGAGCCAGAAGTCCGACGTCTACTCCTTCGGCGTCCTGCTGCTGGAGCTGCTCACCGGGCGCTCGCCCGAGCAGGCGTCGCCCTCCGGCTCCTCGGCGTCCTTCTCGGGGCCTGGCGCTGGCGCCGCCGAGGGGCAGCAGGCGCCGGAGATCGTGAGGTGGGTGCGGCAGGGGTTCGAGGATGCGCGGCCGCTGTCGGAGCTGGCCGACGAAGCGATGCTGCGGGACGCCGGCGCGCGCAAGGAGGTGGTGGCCGCGTTCCACGTCGCGCTTGGGTGCGTCGAGGCCGACCTGGAGCGGCGGCCGCGGATGAAGGCCGTTGCCGACAGCCTCGACAAGATTGGGTCGTGA